The following proteins are encoded in a genomic region of Arvicanthis niloticus isolate mArvNil1 chromosome 21, mArvNil1.pat.X, whole genome shotgun sequence:
- the Faim gene encoding fas apoptotic inhibitory molecule 1: protein MKDVVAIWDVILSDGVHKIEFEHGTMSGKRVVYVDGKEAIRKEWMFQLVGKETFCVGAAKTKATIRILSGKGFVFKYTLEIEGKSFRKFVESRSKTTNTWLLHLDDKDFRIVLEKNTMDVWCNGKIIETASEFVDDGTETHFSVGDHDCYIKAVSSGKRREGIIHTLIVDNREIPELTQ, encoded by the exons ATGAAAGATGTCGTAGCTATCTGGGATGTCATTTTAAGCGACGGAGTCCACAAGATTGAATTCGAGCATGGGACCATGTCAGGAAAACGAGTTGTGTATGTGGATGGGAAG GAAGCGATAAGAAAAGAGTGGATGTTCCAGTTAGTGGGCAAAGAAACCTTCTGTGTTGGAGCCGCAAAGACCAAAGCCACCATACGTATACTTTCTGgcaaaggttttgtttttaaatatactcTGGAAATTGAGGGGAAAAGCTTCAGGAAATTCGTGGAGAGCAGATCTAAAACTACCAACACCTGGCTATTGCACTTAGACGACAAGGACTTTAGGATTGTTTTGG AAAAAAACACTATGGATGTATGGTGTAATGGTAAAATAATAGAGACAGCG AGCGAGTTTGTAGATGATGGAACTGAAACACACTTCAGCGTTGGTGACCACGACTGTTACATCAAAGCTGTCAGCAgcgggaagaggagagaagggatcaTCCATACGCTCATTGTGGATAATAGGGAAATCCCAGAGCTCACTCAGTGA